The DNA segment CAATTTATTGGAGATTCCAAAAATATATGATTAGCATCTCAAGATGAGGTTTTGAATATGAGAGAATAAAAAAAATTGTTTTAAAAAACAAAATGCATTTTACAATTTTTTCTAGTTTAGTTTAAAGTTTCTCAATATAGTCTTATAAACAAATAATATTTTCCAGCAAAACCTTATTGATAAAGCATAATTGAAAAAATATCCATTATACCTTATACAATAAATATTTTGTTTTATACATATATAAATCTTATTAAATGAATTTAATAAAAAATAAAATTTATTTTAATCATATAATCTAAAATATTCTAAATTAAGATATTGTTCAATCAAACTTGGAGGAGATTTCACTAAATGACCCATTCAAAGCCTCGACTTCTCCCGAATTGATCTCATCCCCTAATTCAATGACATATGACTTGTATAAAGCCACAACCAAGAGAATGATGACAATTATTCCTCCGACAATCAATATCAGCTCAACAGAACCCTGACAACGATTATCCTTTGAAAAGTTCAAATATAACTCTCTAAAAAGCACACAACCACCTCAAACAAAAAATTAAAAAACAAACAATGGAAAAAAAATTTTAAAATCCAAAGAAAGTCAAACCAAAAGTGTTTATTCCATAAAAAATCAAAAATGCAACAAGAGTGATGGGAAT comes from the uncultured Methanobrevibacter sp. genome and includes:
- a CDS encoding class III signal peptide-containing protein, encoding MLFRELYLNFSKDNRCQGSVELILIVGGIIVIILLVVALYKSYVIELGDEINSGEVEALNGSFSEISSKFD